Proteins encoded by one window of Erwinia pyrifoliae DSM 12163:
- the ihfB gene encoding integration host factor subunit beta, with protein sequence MTKSELIERLAGQQSHIQAKVVEDAVKEMLEHMATTLSEGERIEVRGFGSFSLHYRAPRTGRNPKTGDKVELEGKYVPHFKPGKELRDRANIYGG encoded by the coding sequence ATGACCAAGTCAGAACTGATTGAAAGGCTTGCAGGCCAGCAATCTCATATTCAGGCGAAAGTCGTTGAGGATGCGGTAAAAGAGATGCTGGAGCACATGGCAACAACGTTGTCAGAGGGTGAACGCATCGAAGTCCGGGGATTTGGCAGCTTCTCTTTGCACTATCGAGCACCTCGTACCGGTCGTAACCCAAAAACGGGTGACAAAGTGGAGTTGGAAGGTAAATACGTTCCGCACTTCAAGCCTGGAAAAGAGCTGCGCGATCGCGCCAATATTTACGGCGGCTGA
- the rpsA gene encoding 30S ribosomal protein S1, with translation MTESFAQLFEESLKTIETRPGSIVRGVVVSIDKDVVLVDAGLKSESAIPAEQFKNAAGELEIQVGDEVDVALDAVEDGFGETLLSREKAKRHEAWITLEKAYEDAETVTGVINGKVKGGFTVELNGIRAFLPGSLVDVRPVRDTLHLEGKELEFKVIKLDQKRNNVVVSRRAVIESENSAERDQLLENLQEGMEVKGIVKNLTDYGAFVDLGGVDGLLHITDMAWKRVKHPSEIVNVGDEITVKVLKFDRERTRVSLGLKQLGEDPWVAIAKRYPEGTKLTGRVTNLTDYGCFVEIEEGVEGLVHVSEMDWTNKNIHPSKVVNVGDVVEVMVLDIDEERRRISLGLKQCKSNPWQQFAETHNKGDRVEGKIKSITDFGIFIGLDGGIDGLVHLSDISWNATGEEAVREYKKGDEIAAVVLQVDAERERISLGVKQLAEDPFNNYISLNKKGAIVNGKVTAVDAKGATVELADGVEGYLRASEASLDRVEDATLVLNVGDDVEAKFTGVDRKNRVVSLSVRAKDQADEKEAINTVNTKQEEGNFSSAMAEAFKAAKGE, from the coding sequence ATGACTGAATCTTTTGCTCAACTATTTGAAGAATCCTTAAAAACAATCGAAACCCGCCCGGGTTCCATCGTTCGTGGCGTTGTTGTCTCTATCGACAAAGACGTTGTTCTGGTTGATGCGGGTCTGAAATCTGAGTCTGCAATTCCTGCAGAGCAGTTCAAGAACGCAGCCGGCGAACTGGAAATTCAGGTTGGCGACGAAGTTGACGTTGCCCTTGATGCAGTAGAAGACGGCTTCGGTGAAACCCTGCTGTCCCGTGAGAAAGCTAAACGTCACGAAGCTTGGATCACGCTGGAGAAAGCTTACGAAGACGCTGAAACTGTTACCGGTGTTATCAACGGCAAGGTTAAAGGCGGCTTCACAGTTGAGCTGAACGGCATCCGTGCATTCCTGCCAGGTTCACTGGTAGACGTGCGTCCAGTGCGCGATACGCTGCACCTGGAAGGCAAAGAGCTTGAGTTCAAAGTCATCAAGCTGGATCAGAAACGTAACAACGTTGTAGTTTCACGTCGTGCGGTAATCGAATCTGAAAACAGCGCAGAGCGCGATCAGCTGCTGGAAAACCTGCAGGAAGGCATGGAAGTTAAAGGTATCGTTAAGAACCTGACTGACTACGGTGCATTCGTTGATCTGGGCGGCGTTGACGGCCTGCTGCACATTACCGATATGGCCTGGAAGCGCGTTAAGCATCCAAGCGAAATCGTCAATGTTGGCGACGAAATCACGGTTAAAGTGCTGAAGTTTGACCGCGAGCGTACTCGTGTGTCCCTGGGTCTGAAGCAGCTGGGTGAAGATCCATGGGTTGCTATCGCTAAACGTTACCCTGAAGGCACCAAGCTGACTGGCCGTGTGACCAACCTGACCGACTACGGCTGCTTCGTTGAAATCGAAGAAGGCGTTGAAGGCCTGGTGCACGTTTCAGAAATGGACTGGACCAACAAAAACATCCACCCATCCAAAGTTGTTAACGTGGGTGATGTTGTTGAAGTGATGGTTCTGGACATCGATGAAGAGCGTCGTCGTATCTCCCTGGGTCTGAAGCAGTGCAAATCTAACCCATGGCAGCAGTTTGCAGAAACCCACAACAAGGGCGACCGCGTTGAAGGTAAAATCAAGTCAATCACTGACTTCGGTATCTTCATCGGCCTGGACGGCGGCATCGACGGCCTGGTTCACCTGTCTGACATCTCCTGGAACGCTACCGGAGAAGAAGCGGTTCGTGAATATAAGAAAGGCGACGAAATCGCAGCTGTGGTTCTGCAGGTTGACGCAGAGCGCGAGCGTATCTCTCTGGGCGTTAAGCAGCTGGCAGAAGATCCGTTCAACAACTACATCTCTCTGAACAAGAAAGGTGCAATTGTTAACGGTAAAGTGACTGCAGTTGACGCTAAAGGTGCTACAGTTGAATTAGCTGACGGCGTTGAAGGCTACCTGCGTGCTTCTGAAGCATCGCTGGATCGCGTAGAAGACGCAACTCTGGTTCTGAATGTTGGCGACGATGTTGAAGCTAAATTCACCGGCGTTGACCGTAAAAACCGCGTTGTCAGCCTGTCTGTTCGTGCAAAAGACCAGGCCGACGAGAAAGAAGCCATCAACACTGTTAACACCAAACAGGAAGAAGGCAACTTCTCTAGCGCTATGGCTGAAGCGTTCAAAGCAGCTAAAGGCGAGTAA
- the cmk gene encoding (d)CMP kinase has protein sequence MTAIAPVITIDGPSGAGKGTLCKAMADALQWHLLDSGAIYRVLALAALHHQVDISSEEALVPIAAHLDVRFVSHNGEIEVILEGEDVSTEIRSQDVSNTASKVAAFPRVREALLRRQRAFRELPGLIADGRDMGTVVFTDAPVKIFLDASSEERASRRMLQLQEKGFSVNFERLLSEIKGRDERDRNRAIAPLVPAADALVLDSTTMSIDQVIKIALKYAREKLALA, from the coding sequence ATGACGGCAATAGCCCCCGTGATCACTATTGATGGCCCAAGTGGTGCAGGGAAAGGGACATTGTGTAAAGCAATGGCCGATGCACTGCAGTGGCACCTGTTGGATTCCGGCGCAATTTATCGCGTGCTGGCTCTGGCTGCGCTGCACCACCAGGTGGATATCAGCTCCGAAGAGGCTCTGGTCCCGATTGCCGCTCATCTTGACGTGCGTTTTGTTTCTCATAACGGTGAGATAGAAGTCATTCTTGAAGGGGAAGATGTTTCTACTGAGATCCGTAGCCAGGATGTCAGTAATACGGCTTCCAAAGTGGCCGCCTTTCCCCGGGTACGCGAAGCGCTGTTGCGCCGCCAGCGCGCTTTTCGTGAGCTACCGGGGCTGATCGCCGACGGTCGCGATATGGGGACCGTGGTATTTACCGATGCACCGGTAAAAATATTCCTTGATGCCAGCTCCGAAGAGCGTGCCAGCCGCCGTATGCTGCAGTTGCAGGAAAAAGGCTTTAGTGTTAACTTTGAGCGCCTTTTATCTGAGATAAAAGGGCGAGATGAGCGCGATCGCAATCGTGCAATCGCACCGCTGGTGCCTGCAGCTGACGCCTTAGTACTTGATTCGACTACCATGTCGATTGATCAGGTGATTAAAATTGCGCTTAAATATGCGCGAGAGAAACTCGCACTGGCGTAA
- the aroA gene encoding 3-phosphoshikimate 1-carboxyvinyltransferase: MQDSLTLQPIALVDGTVNLPGSKSVSNRALLLAALAKGTTRLTNLLDSDDVRHMLDALQALGVQHTLSAGRTRCEITGQGGALQAEGALELFLGNAGTVMRPLAAALCIGSNDIILTGEPRMKERPIGHLVDALRQGGADVEYLEQDDYPPLRIKGGFNGGEVTVDGSVSSQFLTALLMAAPLAQNDSQIIIKGDLVSKPYIDITLKLMATFGVVVDNNDYHTFRIRGQQQYQATSEYLVEGDASSASYFLAAAAIRGGTVRVTGIGRNSMQGDIRFADVLEKMGASVEWGDDYIACTRGELRAIDLDMNHIPDAAMTIATTALFAQGTTVMRNIYNWRVKETDRLAAMATELRKVGAEVEEGHDYIRITPPAKIACAQIGTYNDHRMAMCFSLVALSSTPVTILDPKCTAKTFPDYFEQLARISQLA, translated from the coding sequence ATGCAGGATTCCCTGACGTTACAACCTATCGCCCTTGTAGACGGCACCGTTAACCTTCCAGGTTCTAAGAGCGTGTCGAACCGAGCTTTATTGCTGGCTGCGTTGGCAAAGGGCACCACCCGCCTGACTAATCTGCTCGACAGCGACGATGTACGCCATATGCTGGATGCATTGCAGGCGCTCGGCGTGCAGCACACGCTGTCCGCAGGCCGTACCCGCTGTGAAATAACCGGTCAGGGGGGCGCACTTCAGGCCGAGGGGGCGCTTGAACTTTTTCTTGGCAATGCAGGTACGGTGATGCGCCCGTTGGCCGCAGCACTCTGTATTGGCAGTAACGACATTATTCTGACCGGTGAGCCGCGCATGAAAGAGCGCCCGATAGGCCATCTGGTAGACGCTTTGCGCCAGGGCGGTGCTGACGTCGAGTATCTTGAGCAGGATGATTACCCACCGCTGCGTATCAAGGGGGGGTTTAACGGCGGAGAAGTCACGGTGGACGGTAGCGTTTCCAGCCAGTTTTTGACCGCGTTACTGATGGCGGCGCCGCTGGCGCAAAATGATAGCCAGATTATTATCAAAGGCGATCTGGTTTCTAAACCTTATATCGATATTACGCTGAAGCTAATGGCTACCTTCGGCGTGGTGGTGGATAATAACGATTACCATACCTTCCGCATTCGCGGGCAGCAGCAGTATCAGGCAACGAGTGAGTATCTGGTAGAAGGTGATGCTTCTTCAGCGTCATATTTCCTGGCAGCCGCAGCAATCAGAGGCGGTACGGTCAGGGTGACAGGGATTGGTCGTAACAGCATGCAGGGCGATATTCGTTTTGCCGACGTGCTGGAAAAAATGGGGGCCAGCGTGGAATGGGGTGATGATTATATAGCCTGCACGCGTGGCGAACTGAGAGCGATTGATTTGGATATGAATCACATCCCCGATGCTGCCATGACTATTGCCACCACCGCGCTGTTTGCGCAAGGTACCACGGTAATGCGTAATATTTACAACTGGCGTGTGAAAGAGACCGATCGTCTGGCGGCGATGGCGACAGAGCTACGCAAAGTTGGCGCGGAAGTTGAAGAAGGGCATGATTACATTCGGATTACCCCACCAGCAAAAATTGCCTGCGCGCAAATTGGTACCTATAACGATCACCGTATGGCCATGTGTTTCTCGCTGGTGGCACTTTCATCGACCCCGGTGACCATCCTTGATCCAAAGTGTACCGCCAAAACCTTCCCTGATTATTTTGAACAGTTAGCCCGCATCAGCCAGCTGGCATAG
- the serC gene encoding 3-phosphoserine/phosphohydroxythreonine transaminase — protein sequence MSQIYNFSSGPAMLPAEVLRRAEQELCNWQGLGISVMEISHRSKEFIQVAEEAEQDFRDLLKIPSNYKVLFCHGGARGQFAAVPQNLLGQNSKADYVDGGYWATSAIKEAQKFCTPNVIDAKTTLNGLRAITPMKSWALSDDAAYVHFCPNETIDGIAIHETPDFGDKVVVADLSSTIMSTPVDVSRYGVLYAGAQKNIGPAGLTLVVVREDLLGQARKELPSILDYKVLAESDSMFNTPPTFAWYLSGLVFKWLKEQGGVSELDKRNQAKADLLYGTIDNSDLYRNDVSAANRSRMNVPFQLADAALDKLFLEESLAAGLHALKGHRVVGGMRASIYNAMPLSGVKTLTDFMVDFERRRG from the coding sequence ATGAGTCAGATCTATAACTTTAGCTCCGGCCCGGCAATGCTGCCGGCAGAAGTGCTTCGTCGTGCTGAGCAGGAACTGTGCAACTGGCAGGGTTTAGGAATCTCGGTGATGGAGATCAGCCACCGCAGTAAGGAATTTATTCAGGTCGCTGAAGAGGCAGAACAAGATTTTCGCGATCTGCTTAAAATCCCCTCCAACTACAAAGTTTTATTCTGCCACGGCGGGGCGCGTGGGCAGTTCGCAGCGGTGCCGCAAAACCTGCTGGGTCAGAACAGCAAAGCGGATTACGTTGATGGCGGTTACTGGGCGACCAGCGCAATAAAAGAGGCGCAAAAATTTTGTACACCTAACGTCATTGATGCAAAAACCACGCTAAATGGCCTGCGTGCAATTACGCCGATGAAGAGTTGGGCGCTGTCAGACGATGCTGCATACGTCCATTTCTGCCCGAACGAAACCATTGATGGTATCGCTATCCATGAAACCCCTGATTTTGGCGACAAGGTTGTCGTTGCCGATCTCTCTTCAACCATTATGTCGACGCCTGTCGATGTGAGCCGATATGGCGTGCTGTACGCCGGTGCACAAAAAAATATCGGCCCGGCTGGCTTAACGCTGGTCGTGGTGCGTGAAGATCTGCTGGGCCAGGCGCGCAAAGAGTTACCTTCCATCCTTGACTATAAAGTGTTAGCTGAAAGCGATTCAATGTTTAACACCCCGCCGACATTTGCCTGGTATCTGTCTGGCTTGGTGTTTAAATGGCTGAAAGAGCAGGGGGGCGTTAGCGAGCTGGATAAACGCAATCAGGCTAAAGCAGACCTGCTATATGGCACTATCGATAACAGCGATCTCTACCGCAACGATGTATCTGCCGCCAACCGTTCGCGCATGAATGTGCCATTCCAGCTGGCGGATGCCGCGCTGGATAAACTTTTCCTTGAAGAGTCTTTGGCTGCCGGATTACACGCCCTAAAAGGTCATCGGGTGGTCGGTGGAATGCGTGCTTCAATCTACAATGCTATGCCGTTGTCCGGGGTGAAAACGTTGACTGACTTTATGGTCGACTTCGAGCGTCGTCGCGGCTAA